From one Streptomyces mobaraensis genomic stretch:
- a CDS encoding ABC transporter ATP-binding protein translates to MRGARDIAAVTDATFRLHRGECLALIGESGCGKSVLASALLGLLPGNARTEGHAWLGGGDDGTGDGSGDGSGARLDLLAADERTLARTVRGRRIGLIPQSPAAHLTPVRTVRSQLRETLRELTGRRDGEEAAAERAAFPADHLDRHPHQLSGGLAQRAATALALVGDAPLLLADEPTTGLDRELVDRTVDALRAQVDRGHTLLMITHDLAAAERIADRVAVMYAGRIVELADAAAFFGEPGPRHPYARGLLDALPERAFTPIPGMPPELGDLPAGCAFAPRCPRAADACAAVPPLTDGVACHHPRSDRA, encoded by the coding sequence GCCACCTTCCGCCTCCACCGAGGCGAATGCCTCGCCCTCATCGGCGAAAGCGGCTGCGGCAAATCCGTCCTCGCCTCCGCCCTCCTCGGCCTCCTGCCGGGCAACGCCCGCACGGAAGGCCACGCCTGGCTCGGCGGCGGCGACGACGGCACTGGCGACGGCAGCGGTGACGGCAGTGGCGCCCGCCTGGACCTCCTCGCCGCGGACGAGCGCACGCTCGCCCGCACCGTGAGAGGCCGCCGCATCGGCCTCATCCCGCAAAGCCCCGCCGCCCACCTCACTCCCGTCCGCACCGTCCGCTCCCAGCTCCGCGAGACCCTCCGCGAGCTGACCGGCCGGCGCGACGGCGAGGAGGCCGCCGCCGAACGCGCCGCCTTCCCCGCCGACCACCTCGACCGGCACCCGCACCAGCTCTCCGGCGGTCTCGCCCAGCGCGCCGCCACCGCCCTCGCCCTCGTCGGCGACGCCCCGCTGCTGCTCGCCGACGAGCCGACGACCGGACTCGACCGCGAGCTCGTGGACCGCACGGTCGACGCACTGCGCGCCCAGGTGGACCGGGGCCACACGCTCCTGATGATCACGCACGACCTGGCGGCGGCCGAGCGGATCGCCGACCGCGTCGCCGTGATGTACGCCGGCCGCATCGTCGAACTCGCCGACGCGGCAGCCTTCTTCGGCGAACCCGGCCCCCGCCACCCCTACGCCCGCGGCCTGCTCGACGCCCTGCCCGAACGCGCCTTCACCCCCATCCCCGGCATGCCCCCGGAACTCGGCGACCTGCCCGCCGGCTGCGCCTTCGCCCCCCGCTGCCCGCGCGCGGCGGACGCCTGCGCCGCCGTCCCGCCGCTCACGGACGGCGTCGCCTGCCACCACCCGAGGAGCGACCGTGCTTGA